The nucleotide window GCCCGCGTCTGCTTGGATACCGGCATGCCCCCGCGCACGCCGCCGCCGACCAGGCCCCCGCTCGCCCGGCCGCGCGCGTGCCTGGCGACCGGCGTCGCCGAGGGCCTCGGCACCCACCTCGGCGTCCCCGCCGACGCGGTGCGCTTCGCCTTCGTCCTCCTCGTTCCGTTCGCCGGGGCGGGCGTGCTGCTCTACCTGTGGCTGTGGGCGACGATGCCGTGGGCGGATGCCGTGGCGCAGCCGGCCCCGGCGGCCGCGCCGACGCGCCGCGCCCCCGTCGCCTGGGTGCTGCTCGGCCTCGCCGCCGTATTCGCGGTGCTGACGGTCGCATCGATGGTGCTCGGCAGCGGGTGGATGCTGCTCGCCCCCGCCGCCGGGGCGTTCGCCGTCGCCGCCGCGAGCTGGACGACGTTCGTCGACCGCGTCGACCCGGCCCGCGGGCCCGCTGTGGAGCGCCTCGTGCGGCTGGCCGCGTTCGCCGTGCCGAGCGTGATGCTCGTGCTGCTGCTGTGGACGCAGGTGCTGCTGTCGACGGAGGGCGTCATCGTCGCGATGGTGCTCGTGGTCGAGGTCTGCTTGGTCTTCGCCCCGCCGCTCGCGGCCCGCGTCCGCGAACTCGGCGAGGAACGCACCCGGCGCGTCCGCGAGGAGCAGCGCAGCGAGATCGCCGCCCACCTGCACGATTCCGTGCTGCAGACCCTCGCGCTCATCCAGCGCCGCGCCGGGGCCTCCAGCGAGGTCGCCCGCATCGCCCGCGCGCAGGAGCGGGAGCTGCGCGACTGGCTGCACGCCGGCGACGTGCCCCGCGAGGCCGACCTCGGCACGGACGTGCGCGACTTCGCCGCAGCCCTCGAGATCGACTACCCCGTCACCTTCGACGTCGTCGAGGTCGGCGCCTCGGCCGAGGGCGCGCACGGCGAGCTCGCCGCGGCGACCCGCGAGGCGATGCTGAACGCCGCCCGCCATGCCGGCGGCGAGGTCTCCGTCTACCTCGAGGGCGGCCCCGATCGGGTCGACGTGTTCGTCCGCGATCGCGGCCCGGGCTTCGACCCGGCCGGGGTGCCGGGGGACCGCCTGGGCGTCCGCGAGTCCATCGTGGGGCGGATGCGCCGGGCCGGGGGTTCGGCGACGGTCGCGCCGGGCGCCGGCGGCGTCGGCACCGAGGTGCATCTCGCGTTCGGGGTCCGCGAGGCGGGCCGGGTGGATGCCGGGGGCGGTGCATCCGGCATCCACACCCCGCCTGCCCGCCCTGCGGGGGCCCGCGCCGCGTCGCGCCCGAACGAGGAGGTCGGCATTGCCTGAGCGCGTCCGCGTCGTCGTCGTCGACGACCATCCCGTGTTCCGTTCGGGGCTGCGCGCCGAACTCGACGACACGATCGAGGTCGTCGGCGAGGCCCATGACGTCGAGTCTGCCGTCACCGTCGTCTGCGGCGAGGCGCCGGGCGTCGTGCTCCTCGACGTGCACCTGCCCGGCGAGGGCGTGCCGGCCGGCTCGACCGGCGGCGCCGAGGTCATGCGGCGTGCGGCGGCATCCGTGCCCGGCACGCGGTTCCTCGCCCTCAGCGTCTCCGACAAGGCCGACGACGTCGTCGGCGTCATCCGCGCCGGCGCCCGCGGGTACATCACGAAGGGCTCCTCGGGGCAGGATGTGTCGCGGGCGATCCACGCGGTCGCCGGCGGGGATGCGGTCTTCTCGCCGCGCCTGGCCGGCTTCGTCCTCGACGCCTTCGGCGCCGCCCTCGGCGAGACCGCCGAGGCCTCCGACGAACTCGATCGCCTGTCGGCGCGCGAGCAGGAGGTGATGCGTCTCATCGCCCGCGGCTACGCCTACAAGGAGGTCGCCGCCGAGCTCTTCATCTCCACGAAGACGGTCGAGACCCACGTGTCGGCGGTGCTCCGCAAACTCCAGCTCTCGAACCGGCACGAGCTCACCGTCTGGGCGAGCAAGCGCCGCCTGCTGTAGTCGCGCACTCCACCCGCCGCTCGCACCAGCCGCCGCTCTCCCTGCCGCTCTCACCCCTGCCGCCCTCACCCCTGCCGCCTCGATCGCCTGCCGCCGCTCTCGCCAGCCGCCGCTCTCCCCGCCGCCGCCGCTCTCCCTGCCGCCGCTCTCCCTGCCGCCGCTCTCCCCGCCGCCGCTCTCCCCGCCGCCCTCACCCGTGCCGCCCTCACCCTGCTCTCGACCGTCGCCGTCCTTCCGGCCGCCACGGTTCCGGAGATCGCCACCGTTCCGGATGAAATCAGCCCTATCCATCCGATTCCGTGGCGATCTCCGATTCGGTGGGGCGGCGCCAGGCGGCCCCGCCGCCCCGGCTCGGTCGTCCCCTCAGTCGCTGCACCCTCACCGGCCGCCACGGTTCCGGAGATCGCCACCGTTCCGGATGGAATCAGCTCCATCCATCCGATTCCGTGGCGATCTCCGATTCGGTGGCGCGAACGCGCCGCCCGCGCCGACGCTGCCCGCCCGCCCGCCCGCGTCAGTGGAGCACGAGCGAGATGCCGAGCGCGATCATGACGACGGCGATGACCGTGTCCAGCACTCGCCAGGCGCGCGGGCTGGCGAGCACGCGCCCGAGCAGCCGAGCCCCGTAGGCGAGCGCGAAGAACCAGAGGATGCTCGCCGCCCCCGCGCCGGCCGCGAACGCCCAGCGCCCCTCGCCGTGCGAGTTCGCGATCGACCCGAGCATGAACACCGTGTCGAGGTACACGTGCGGGTTCAGCCACGTGAGCGCCAGGCACGTGCCGATCGCCGCCAGCAGCCCCCGGGTGCGGATGCCCCGGCGCGCCGACCCCGCGCTCGCCGTGCCCCCGGCGCTCGCCGTGCCCCCGGCATCCACCCCCGCCCCCGCATCCACCCCCGCCCCCGCATCCACCCTCGCCTCGGGCCCCCACCACTGCGCAATGCAGGAACGGATGGGCGTGTCGCCCCCGACTCGCCGATGGCGGCCGGCGACACGCCGACGCGTTCCTGCATTGCGCAGGAAACGGAAGCGGCCTCCGGGGCGGCGGGGACGGACCGGGAAGCGGCCTCCGGGGCGGCGGGGACGGACCGGGAAGCGGCCTCCGGGGCGGCGGGCGCAGACCCGGGCGCGGCCTCCGGGGCGGCGGCCGCGGCATCCAGCACGTTCCCGCTCGGCTTCCAGGCGCGTCGCGCGGCGAGCAGTCCGTACACGACGAGGAACGCCGCGCCCGCCCAGCGGATCGCCTCGACGAGCCACGGCACCGCGGCGATCACTGCGCCGACGCCGGCGACGCCTGCGGCGATG belongs to Agromyces archimandritae and includes:
- a CDS encoding ATP-binding protein, which produces MPPRTPPPTRPPLARPRACLATGVAEGLGTHLGVPADAVRFAFVLLVPFAGAGVLLYLWLWATMPWADAVAQPAPAAAPTRRAPVAWVLLGLAAVFAVLTVASMVLGSGWMLLAPAAGAFAVAAASWTTFVDRVDPARGPAVERLVRLAAFAVPSVMLVLLLWTQVLLSTEGVIVAMVLVVEVCLVFAPPLAARVRELGEERTRRVREEQRSEIAAHLHDSVLQTLALIQRRAGASSEVARIARAQERELRDWLHAGDVPREADLGTDVRDFAAALEIDYPVTFDVVEVGASAEGAHGELAAATREAMLNAARHAGGEVSVYLEGGPDRVDVFVRDRGPGFDPAGVPGDRLGVRESIVGRMRRAGGSATVAPGAGGVGTEVHLAFGVREAGRVDAGGGASGIHTPPARPAGARAASRPNEEVGIA
- a CDS encoding LuxR C-terminal-related transcriptional regulator; amino-acid sequence: MPERVRVVVVDDHPVFRSGLRAELDDTIEVVGEAHDVESAVTVVCGEAPGVVLLDVHLPGEGVPAGSTGGAEVMRRAAASVPGTRFLALSVSDKADDVVGVIRAGARGYITKGSSGQDVSRAIHAVAGGDAVFSPRLAGFVLDAFGAALGETAEASDELDRLSAREQEVMRLIARGYAYKEVAAELFISTKTVETHVSAVLRKLQLSNRHELTVWASKRRLL
- a CDS encoding LysE/ArgO family amino acid transporter; this encodes MLSPALAGLGLGLSLIIAIGAQNLFVLRQGVRREHVFAIAAICALSDLVLIAAGVAGVGAVIAAVPWLVEAIRWAGAAFLVVYGLLAARRAWKPSGNVLDAAAAAPEAAPGSAPAAPEAASRSVPAAPEAASRSVPAAPEAASVSCAMQERVGVSPAAIGESGATRPSVPALRSGGGPRRGWMRGRGWMRGRGWMPGARRAPGARRARGRRAGASAPGGCWRRSARAWRSRG